The window ATTTTGCTAAGGTAGACAATCGAGTCGCCTTTGTCTGTACTTCTCATTTCTTGGATAGAGGGATAATAGCGATAGCGCGAATACTCGTGGAGTAACTTAACGATGTTAATAAGCACGCTTTCGCCTTTTTTCGTCTCTTGCCAGATGGCACCATACTTAATAAGCAACATCCCTACAGTTTTAAGCACCCCGTACGTTGTCACGAGCGACTGAAGCGTTTCTCGATTAACTAAGACCCTCAAAGCCCGAATACCCATTGTAATAGTAGCTTCGGAAACTTTCCCATTTTCTTCCTCCACCGAATCTTTAAGATACTTGACAATGTGTATAACAATTTGCGGTTTTTTCTCGATTATAACCCCCGCCCATTGGTCCCTGTGTTGGCACAAATTGCCCACAATTCGAAAAACGCGCCCGTTGATGCTATCATCTTTCGGGTAGCGCTTCAAAAGTTGATTGAAATTGGACAAAGCGCCATATTGACTGATCTGCAACAAACCGGTGAAACCCCCGAACCCGTGACGTCACACCTACCACATCCCTGGCACACTTTGCGTCAAGACAACAGTTCCCCAAAATGCTCAAGGAGACGTTAATCGTGCTCTTCTTGGAGGTTTGGAGGGAGGCTACGATTTGCTTAAAGCAGCCCTTTTCCCGGATTTTGCAAATGTTCTCCTTGTTTTTGGGGCAGTCGGCGTCTACCTTTTTTCGTACATCGATGAGAATCTTGAGTAATTTTGCGCTGTCTTGGGCGTCTTGAAGGGACGATaaaacctcgtcaaaattattacttgaCATTGTTGGGCCGCCTTTAGTTCATTACACTGGACTGGGTGTTTTTTTCGGcgatttttgcaacaaaatctGGCTCCAAACACCCGACATGTCACTCGAATGACGTTTGCGACCACTGAAGTACCAAGAAAATAGAGTGCGACATAATTGGgtcaaaaatcacaattttacAGCTAAAACGCCTCAAGACAACGATCAGGGGCCGGTTTGTGTCGCACTAGTAGTGTAGGTTCCACCGTTTCAACTAAttcgattttttagtttttgaggttAGGATGGAGCTGGACTACCAAATGGCGCTCATTTTGCAGCACAGGTTTGAACAAGAAGCTGGGCAAACCGAACAGTCTGATTCTGAGTTGGCCAAACAATTGCAAGAACAGTTCGAACAGGAGGCTGCAGTTGAACAGCCCCCTTCTAGTCTTGTCTATCACCAGCCTAAAAAGGGGTCCGACTCGACCAAATCACTCATAGACCCCTCATGGGAGCTCGTGGACCCCACCCCCGACATACACAACCTGTTCATAGCTTTTGACCAAcgttttttttggaataaattGGTGGCGGTTTGTGTCTCTTGGAGCAAGAAAATGACTTCGTGTGCTGGCATTTGCTCGTATAGTGGCAGAGGGGGGCTTTGTAGTATCACCTTGAGTGAACCGTTACTTAAATTAAGGCCCAGGAAAGACTTAGTTGAGACTCTTCTTCATGAAATGATTCACgcttatttatttgtaacCCATAATAATAGAGACAGGGATGGGCACGGGCCCGAGTTTCATAAACACATGTACCGGATCAATAACGAGGCAGGTGGgttcaaattttattcttaaaataagtaagtaacacgacaaaaattgtaattaaggGAGTTGGAGTTAGGGGGTTTGCACTATTGCACAAATGCGAGTTGCAGCTGTTGCAGTGGAAACCCTTTTTGTTCATTTTGTAGCGGCAGACTATTTTGTAAGCGACCATGTCGAAAGTGGCGCATCCTTTGGCTTGGACACCCTCTGAAAATGTTGAGAAATAGTTTAAACACTACTGAAACTCCACAGAGTTCAGAACGATTTAAATGATAGAAAACGTACGCTTTTTGAAGTTAAAACTGAAACACATGTCTGCTGAAAAATTTCCAATGCATTCTCTCAGTCTCCAGGGTTTTTCACAAAGCGTCCAATTGGATTGTGGGGGCCAGATGGGGACATAACTTTCTGATGGTGTCCAACATTCGTAGCAAATTATCTTCGCCAAACTGATTTCTGTAATAGTTATTAAGATAAGGGCAATACTGAGGCTTTTATGCCACATGgttgacaatttttgcaatatactattattttaTCGTAAGCATGTGGGCATAAATTATGTCTTATTCAATGattatttgtcaaaattacatttttttaacacatgtcatgtctaaaattaaacattaattaaaaaaattgactaatGGCAGTaggtaataaataaagacaaaGTATCTTTTATTAGATTCTGCtctattctttttttagtttttttttcttaaacattGTTTCTATACCATTTCCTAGAATTTCTATGATTCTCTTCTAATTCTTTTCTAATACCATTTGTAGATATGAAATTTGGAGTCTTTTTCCTTTAGGATAGTTTAAAagatttataacttttttataacattatagtttataattttttcactagaGGAGAATCTAGATTTTTCTTTGGAATTAATATTCTGTAGACTGTAactatttcatattttttaataaatactaCTTCTACATTCTCCAAAttctctataatttttttttgcttatttttaaaattatattagtTTCATTtatcttgaatttttttagattattttttctcattttttctgtcatattcttttataaaaattcttctttatatacgcattttttaaatttttttgtttaaaatttttgtcgattattctttgtcattgtttttaattttttttgaatttttttttccgaTTTCGTCTGTATGCAGATCTGAAATCTGGACTTctctttagattattttgtTATGTTATGttatgttatgttttttttataaatttttcccCAGATgctctttttattattttctagacTATTGTCGATTAttctttgttattatttttttacatttctcttaattttttttcttcagatgttcattttttataatttctagaGTTATAGATTACTCAAAAGTGCTCAAAGTTATATTACATACAGGCTGTTCGGTAACCAGTTATGAACACGCCGTATAAACACTTTTACACTTATTTCTGCATtctcaataaatttttttatattatactTTCTGTTTTCAAAACTCTTTcataggttagaatttttccttattattttttttttcatatttcttgTAACTTTGTTCCCTGATTTTTTTCCTAAAGCCGTCTGCATAtgtttaattgcatttttgtgtttttacttTTGAGCAAGtaaattcatgttttttttttgctacaaAAGTCGGCTACAACTTTTTAACATTTACTGTCATAGACATTTGAGgggatttttaatttaatttaatataatttaatggactgttaaaatttaacactgattaacataaaaaatctaagggtcggtttacagaaagcgaaattaaaatttaatttgaaattaaactaattcgaattaagttgccatttaaaatgcattgacaaatgtcaagttaatcgcgattaaaatttaattgcaattaaaattttctgtaaaccggctctaaatTTGATTGGTTATTGCTATAGCAACCTACCATGTTAacgtcatttaaattttaatagtttcgtTATATAAGATGATTACAAAGGATTTTCCATCAAGTTACCTGTTGTTCTTGTGACAGTTAAAGCCAACTTGATGTAAATTTATACTTGACattgattaatatttatagCCATTTAGACTCACAATATTTTCAGGGACTAGTATTACCGTTTACCATAACTTCCATGATGAAGTTCGTTTATATCAGCAACACTGGTGGCGCTGTGACGGACCTTGTCAGCACCGGAAGCCCTTTTTTGGCATGGTCAGAAGGGCCACAAATAGGGCTCCGGGGCCCAATGATAGGTGGTGGGCAGAGCATTTAAGGACTTGCGGTGGAAcctttattaaagtaattttttaccttttatcacttatttattttattcacaatCCCTACAGTGTCAAAAATGTGATTGTGAACAAAATAACATAATATACATATAAAATAGTTCCCACCCGGGTGGTAATTGTATATTTGGTGCAAATTTAGGTCAAAGAACcggaaaagaagaaacaggaGAAGAAGAATGAAACGAAAAGTGTGAAGAGTAAAGATATTAGAGATTTTATGGGTGGTAATGTTAAAGGTTTCAAAGACTTGAAAAATGGCGTTGTTAGGGGAAAAAGCAACTCATCAAGCACTATAGTAGTCACTAAAAACACTAAAACTAgtgaaactactttcaaaCCGACGATTTTTAATGCCAGTACTAGTACTATTTTGAAGACTGAAACAAATAGCTCTAGTGCTAGTACTAGTACTAGTACTAAACCGAGTGATGATTATGTAGCTGTTCGAAATCATTGGGCCAACAAATTCAATAATGCCAATAAAAGACAATCATCCGAAGAATCATCAACTGTTTCCAAAATTCCGAAATTGTTTGGGTCTTCGCCTACTAGCACCCAAAAAAATCCCAATTCTGGTGAATTTTGTGAATGTCCTGTTTGTCATCAAAGGGTGCTGATGGCTGATTTGAACCAACATCTCGATCAATGTTTGCTTAAATCACCAGAAGAAAGAGAAAGTGTTGATCTTACTGATTCTTTCCATGAGGAGGAAGATACAAAAGAATGTCCactttgtaacaaaaaaattgtagcttCCAAATTTGACACTCATGTTGAAAAGTGCCTAATGGAGGTTTATAACGGAGTTGAGGAAAAGTTGGCTGTTCCAAAAGCCCAAGAAGAAACGGTTTCGTGTTTAGCTTGtggtaaaaaaatcgtaaaaagtGAGCTTAATTCGCATTTGGATGAGTGTATGGTTGACATTTTCGATGACGAGGAAAGTAAAGATAAGGAAGTTTGTGATAAGAATAATTCGCAGTTTAATTGTCCATTTTGTTTGAAACTGGTGGAAGAGAGCGAAATGAAGGAACATATTGATGGGTGTTTGATGGCTGATAATCTCGCCGAGGCTTTTGCAGATGATGATTTTtgattgttaattatttttgttttttttatgccAAATATACATACTTTTTCTAACTTTggtattgatttatttatattccCTGACACGAAATATGCACATCCGAGGATTTTTTCGTACACACCTGTTGCCACCTGTTGCACTTAGAATAATTTAACTGAACTTGAGAATTGTAGAATTGGGTGGAgaaatgctttatttttacctttcttaacaaaaagttaagaaactgctgatttttttattttttaaccgttttaattgtgttatttaaacaataaaaaatgattattttgaagaatttcgtccaaaataagccgaaaagcCATAACAACATTTATGAgagcttttaaataaaatagagtcCAAAGTAActtgtatttaattattattgttattattaattttattttatttaacctCTTCATTTATTAAAGTCCAAGAGGTTACTTGTTTTACAACAACAATTAGTTTTGCCCATTCAGCCGATTTACATCGTTTTACAGAaattatttctcaaaattttttaaaaatcggcTGAAgtcatttgtttagtgaaatttcttcaaaaaattaattgaaacatttcaaaattacataaaaagtcgtgcaatttttttatttttcgagcaaaaaatcacgattttactaattatttaATCTTGTATTTACACGATTTTATTCCAGAATGTAATTATTCGACGAAATATCGTCAATAATTACCGAATTGgataaaaaagtgttactttcgttttttttagaagaacgtttttgagcaaaaacttagttttgcagaagtttgaaaaatcacaaaaagtcacaaactaaaagtcgtagagcaatgcggtttgttccattgaattcagcggctcattttctgtattacaccgccatttttgcaaaaccacctcactcgacgacttagtaggaaatttatttattaacttgaaaaatggtgaatgcgccgaaataaaaatttaaaaaattataactcaaaaactaaaagtcgtagagcaatgcggtttgttccattgaattcagcggctcattttctgtattacaccaccatttttgcaacaccacctcactcgacgacttagtaggaaatttatttattaacttgaaaaatggtgtatgcgccgaaataataatttaaaaaattataactcaaaaagtaaaagtcgtagagcaatgcggtttgttccattgaattcagcggctcattttctgtaatacacggccatttttgcaacaccacctcactcaacgacttggtaagaaatttatttattaacttgaaaaatggtggatgcgccaaaataataatttaaaaaattataactcaaaaactaaaagtcgtagagcaatgcggtttgttccattgaattcagcggcacattttctgtattacaccgccatttttgcaacaccacctcactcgacgacttagtaggaaatttatttattaacttgaaaaatggtggatgcgccgaaatagtaatttaaaaaattataactcaaaaactaaaagtcatagagcaatgcggtttgttccattgaattcagcggctcattttctgtattacaccgccatttttgcaacaccacctcactcgacgacttagtaggaaatttatttattaacttgaaaaatggtgtatgcgccgaaataataatttaaaaaattataactcaaaaactaaaagtcgtagagcaatgcggtttgttccattgaattcagcggctcattttctgtattacaccgccatttttgcaacaccacctcactcgacgacttagtaggaaatttatttattaacttgaaaaatggtgaatgcgccgaaataataatttaaaaaattataactcaaaaactaaaagtcgtagagcaatgcggtttgttccattgaattcagcggctcattttctgtattacaccgccatttttgcaacaccacctcactcgacgacttagtaggaaatttatttattaacttgaaaaatggtgaatgcgccgaaataataatttaaaaaattataactcaaaaactaaaagtcgtagagcaatgcggtttgttccattgaattcagcggctcattttctgtattacaccaccatttttgcaacaccacctcactcgacgacttagtaggaaatttatttattaacttgaaaaatggtgtatgcgccgaaataataatttaaaaaattataactcaaaaagtaaaagtcgtagagcaatgcggtttgttccattgaattcagcggctcattttctgtaatacacggccatttttgcaacaccacctcactcaacgacttggtaagaaatttatttattaacttgaaaaatggtggatgcgccaaaataataatttaaaaaattataactcaaaaactaaaagtcgtagagcaatgcggtttgttccattgaattcagcggcacattttctgtattacaccgccatttttgcaacaccacctcactcgacgacttagtaggaaatttatttattaacttgaaaaatggtggatgcgccgaaatagtaatttaaaaaattataactcaaaaactaaaagtcgtagagcaatgcggtttattccattgaattcagcggctcattttctgtattacaccgccatttttgcaacaccacctcactcgacgacttagtaggaaatttatttattaacttgaaaaatggtggatgcgccgaaatagtaatttaaaaaattataactcaaaaactaaaagtcgtagagcaatgcggtttattccattgaattcagcggctcattttctgtattacaccgccatttttgcaacaccacctcgctcgacgacttggtaagaaatttatttataaacttgaaaaatggtggatgcgccgaaataataatttaaaaaattataactcaaaaactaaaagtcatagagcaatgcggtttgttccattgaattcagcggctcattttctgtattacaccgccatttttgcaacaccacctcactcgacgacttagtaggaaatttatttattaacttgaaaaatggtgtatgcgccgaaataataatttaaaaaattataactcaaaaactaaaagtcgtagagcaatgcggtttgttccattgaattcagcggctcattttctgtattacaccgccatttttgcaacaccacctcactcgacgacttagtaggaaatttatttattaacttgaaaaatggtgaatgcgccgaaataataatttaaaaaattataactcaaaaactaaaagtcgtagagcaatgcggtttgttccattgaattcagcggcacattttctgtattacaccgccatttttgcaacaccacctcactcgacgacttagtaggaaatttatttattaacttgaaaaatggtgaatgcgccgaaataataatttaaaaaattataactcaaaaactaaaagtcgtagagcaatgcggtttgttccattgaattcagcggcacattttctgtattacaccgccatttttgcaacaccacctcactcgacgacttagtaggaaatttatttattaacttgaaaaatggtggatgcgccgaaatagtaatttaaaaaattataactcaaaaactaaaagtcgtagagcaatgcggtttattccattgaattcagcggctcattttctgtattacaccgccatttttgcaacaccacctcactcgacgacttggtaagaaatttatttataaacttgaaaaatggtggatgcgccgaaataataatttaaaaaattataactcaaaaactaaaagtcgtagagcaatgcggtttgttccattgaattcagcggctcattttctgtattacaccgccatttttgcaacaccacctcgctcgacgacttggtaagaaatttatttaataacttgaaaaatggtggatgcgccgaaataataatttaaaaaattataactcaaaaactaaaagtcgtagagcaatgcggtttgttccattgaattcagcggctcattttctgtattacaccgccatttttgcaacaccacctcgctcgacgacttggtaagaaatttatttaataacttgaaaaatggtggatgcgccaaaataataatttaaaaaattataactcaaaaactaaaagtcgtagagcaatgcggtttgttccattgaattcag of the Tribolium castaneum strain GA2 chromosome 1, icTriCast1.1, whole genome shotgun sequence genome contains:
- the mh gene encoding DNA-dependent metalloprotease dvc-1, translating into MELDYQMALILQHRFEQEAGQTEQSDSELAKQLQEQFEQEAAVEQPPSSLVYHQPKKGSDSTKSLIDPSWELVDPTPDIHNLFIAFDQRFFWNKLVAVCVSWSKKMTSCAGICSYSGRGGLCSITLSEPLLKLRPRKDLVETLLHEMIHAYLFVTHNNRDRDGHGPEFHKHMYRINNEAGTSITVYHNFHDEVRLYQQHWWRCDGPCQHRKPFFGMVRRATNRAPGPNDRWWAEHLRTCGGTFIKVKEPEKKKQEKKNETKSVKSKDIRDFMGGNVKGFKDLKNGVVRGKSNSSSTIVVTKNTKTSETTFKPTIFNASTSTILKTETNSSSASTSTSTKPSDDYVAVRNHWANKFNNANKRQSSEESSTVSKIPKLFGSSPTSTQKNPNSGEFCECPVCHQRVLMADLNQHLDQCLLKSPEERESVDLTDSFHEEEDTKECPLCNKKIVASKFDTHVEKCLMEVYNGVEEKLAVPKAQEETVSCLACGKKIVKSELNSHLDECMVDIFDDEESKDKEVCDKNNSQFNCPFCLKLVEESEMKEHIDGCLMADNLAEAFADDDF